AATTAACATACAGACACCCAGACCCTATCCCCAGAGATTCCGACGCAATTGATTTGAGGTGGAGCCTGGatgttgaaattcattttttggggcgcctgagtggctcggtcggttgggtgtccgacttcggctcaggtcatgatctcacggttcgtgggttcgagccccgcatcgggctctgtgctgacagctcagagcacggagcctgcttcagattctgtgtctccgtctctctctgaccctcccccgttcatgctctatctctctctgtctcaaaaataaaaaataaacgttaaaaaaaaaaaaaaattaaaaaaaaagaaattcattttttaagcaCACCAAGTGTGACTCTATTATGCAGCCAGCATTGAAAAGCAcaggtctaggggcgcctgggtggctcggtcagttgagcgtccgacttcggctcaggtcatgatctcacggcccgtgagttcgagctccgtgtcgggctctgtgctgaccgctcagagcctgcagcctgtttcagattctgtgtctccctctctctctgcccctcccctgttcatgctctgtctctctgtctcaaaaataaataaacgttgaaaaaaattaaaaaaattaaaaaaaaataagaaaagcacagTTCTAAACCTACAAGTGGCCCCACGTGGTACTATCCCTCGCTTGTAGGAAGAGGCTGGGAACTTGAAATTCCTACTGCCTCAAATGCACTGTGATCTCAGTACTATCCTAGGGAAATCAGGTGTCTCATCCCAATCTCTATTTTCTTACACGTGCGATGATAAGTTTAGATCAGGTGCCCTCGGAAGTCAAAATCCAAAGAACAAATCATTGTTGGGGTTTCTTAGGGCTTGAGTTGCACCCCTCCCGCCAGATTAGTATGTGGAAGCCCTCACCCCCAGGACTTTGTAATGTGACTATTTGGAGATCAGGTCTTTAAAGTGGTAACTGAGTGAGCACgaggtcattagagtgggccctGACCCAGagtgactggtgtctttataagaagacgATTTaggacacacacagaggagagggTTTAGGACACACACGGGAGTGAGAGAGGTGTGAGAGAGGccccagaagaaaccaaccctgcagacaccttgacctcagactttAGGCTCCAGGACGGTAAAGTATACTTCTGCCATTGAAGACAGTCTGGGGTACTTTGTTACGACAGATCTGGCCAAGGAGCACACGGTGTGTGACCACTGCCAGGGCAGAACACCTGGATTACCCTTCTGTGGGCGATTCCAGCTCAGGGCCTGTACCTGGGCATCCCGCACTCCCCGCGGCTTCTGCCTTAGGTCGGCTTCTCCCCTTCAGGGCAGACAGCTCTATCAACCCTACCCCAACCGGCCAGCACCCTCGTCTAGAGGTTTCCTGACTCTCAGGGAGACTCAGAGGAGTCCCAGAGGTACCCCTGTGATCACATGCCCTGGGCAACATCCGTACCTCGTAGGTTGGCAACTCACTCAGCGATGGAGTAGGTCAGGACTTCACCTGCCCTATTGCTTTTAACACTCAGACCTCTCCTGAAAGGTAGGGGCTGTCCCCCTTCCTCAGATGGGGACAGTGAGATTCGAAAGACAAGACAATAGCTCTTTCTAaagcctctgcctccttcctgcctccccactgCCTGGGCTCCCCCTTACCAGGCTCCCCGCTGCACAGATTATAAAGTGAAGTAAGCGACTGGGTCGTCCTGCCTTGTTCCCCACACTCCACACACCCACGGCCCCAGATGCGACCAGCGAACCAGTACGCGTGCGCTGGGCGAACCGGTCTGCACCGTTCCACCCGGCAGGGTTTCCTAACGTGCTTGGCATCATGCCACTTCTCggctgccctcccttcctccacgGACACCAGATAAAGCCCCAACCCCTTGCCGGGAATTGCATACTCTCCAACATTCCCACCTTCTTGCACCGGGGGTTTTAACTGCCCCCAGAGCACCCCGTGCTTTCCTACAGGGTCATTTCTCAAACTCTAAAAGCCTGCGAAGAATTTAGCAGGAAGCTTGTTGGTTTGTTACATTCACCTAGCCTTCGGGGCTTCTCGGATGGGGGAGAACTGCGGAACGCAGATCGAATGGACTCTGGACAGGACCATCCACATCGGCACGGACTGGGAGCTCCCAGGTACCGCTCACACCGAGTTAGGATCCGCATGTTAGTAAGACGCCTGAGCCaggtttctcaaccttgactGCGTGCAGAATCCTCTCGGGGAGCTTTACACTTAACTGATGCTTTGGCGCCATCCCAGAGGTTCCGGCGGCCCTGGGGATTCTAGCGCAGCCACAAGGACATCTGGAGGCCGCAATCAGGGGGCTCCGGGAGGCCGGGCGGGAAGACTGGGAAACTGGGACCAGCACCAGAAATAGTCGGTCCTATAGTCCAAACCAGGGATAAAGAACGGGCAGCCTCTGAACGTTTTAGGAGGAACCTCACACTCCAGTGCCATACAGACAGACCTGTCTAGTCCCTACAAGTACTTAAATCAGAAACCCCTACCCAGACCGGTAAGCCCTGCCATTGTGGTAAGAGCAGACTCTCCCTTAACCGCTCACACATTCAGTCATGAACTCCCATGGCGCTACGGGAacctgggggtggcagggagccACGTGGCACCATTGCGTTTAAaagtttagggacacctgggtgcctcagtcggttaagcatctgactttggctcaggtcacgatctcacggttcatgggttcaagccccgcgtcgggctctgtgctgacagctcagagcctggagcctgcttcggattctgtgtctccctctctctctctgccccttccccacccgtgctctgtctctcaaaaaaaaacataaatgtaatttgggtttttttgtgtttgtttttttttttttaataaaagttcatccccagggcgcctggctggctcagttggtagcacgtgtgactctcaatctcagggttgtaggttcgacCTCACATTgggttagagattacttaaaaattataaaactgtaaaaaaaaaaaaaaaaaaacaacatgaaaataaaagttcattccctttgacccagcaatccaCCTCGAGAGACCTACTACAAAAACACCAACTGTATAAACATAAAGCAATCGCAACGAGCTTTGTTTAAAGAGTGAAAAATTGTGAACCATCCGAATGTTCCCCAATATGAGATTATAATATATCCACATGAGTCGTCACAGAATGAAATAAACTTGTAATTACAGACATAGAAAGTATCCAAAATACTAtattcaagggggaaaaaaaaagaaaaaaggaaaaaaaagttccataATACCATGCTTAATAAGGAtcctttaataaaaatagtaaataccaGCACATAAGCACAGGAAAAACaatcattttgagagaggaaaagggagtataacaaaagactttcttttcataatttctgtTTCTAGATATCACCAAAGAAGCTGAAATGTtcttagaaaatacacaaaataaagcaAGGGAAGAACATTCTCAAGGAGCTTAAAAGCGTTGGGTAATCAGGATCAGCACACTGATCACGCTACAGACACTTTAAATATAAGCTTTACTTTAAAGCTGAAGAAAAAccgaaaataaatcttttttttttttttttaaccaaatcgTATCACTTAAAACATAATTTGGGAATGTTAAACATGAATTCTTAGTTAAAAATGACATTCACAGGGTACATCTTGATGTTGGCCAATATGAAGTTTCCTTAAATCCAGTATTTTATATAAGCTTAACCACCAAGGCTTCCTAAAACTTAGTgattataatttaactttttaaggttaAGCAAGTCTTCCACGTAACACCCCATATAActttttcaaatacaaaacatttgtgtcagtaaagaaattataaaaacatataaattataccGAAGGGCTTGATTAAAAGGCTCTCTATATACAAGTAGATGTGTTTCATCTtagaaagcacacacacagagaaactgaATCGAATATAGATGCCATTACATTCTCTTAGTCATGTTACATAGCAAACTGCGTGTTTATAAATGTCATTCTATTATGCatgaactgaaaaaaacaaagtgtatttaaaaaaaaagtccttggaCACTGGGGAGTGGACCGTGCCCACGCGAAGCACAGGAAAGCTACGGGACTTACAGGAACCGCCGTCTCTAGCTGGCTCCGGGCAGCACTGGAAACAGTCACCACCCTCAGAAAGACAGGATGGTCTTGTTAATGATTTCCACGGACTCCTGAATTTCATCCTCCTTGATCACAAGCGGGGGTGCAAACCTGATGATGTCGCCGTGGGTTGGCTTGGCCAGAAGTCCATTATCTCGAAGTCGCAGACACACCTTCCAAGCATCACAATCTAAAGAAAAATGGCCCAACATGCATGCTGATCAAAGACAAATGTGTAACACTCCCTTGCAGGACGGATGGATGGTTAACACTTCGCCTGGCAGGATACAACACCCAGGGCCTACTAACGAAAGACGGTTGGTGGTGCAAACTTGCTTTGCCCTTATCcttaaaaatgaagttatttttcagCAAGTGCATAACTAGGTTTGAACAGTATGATTAGACATacagtttttgttggtttttcaaaaatgaaaaagaccaaGCAAAATTATGTGCTAAAGGCTGTTGTATTAATAACGAGGAACCAATGCAAAAAGAATTTGGGTAGGGTGCAGAAGGAAACTGGCATAGAATGACCAATACCCCAATCCCAGTGAACACGACACATTCCTAAACCGGATCTGCTTCCTGAGCTCGTGGAAGGAGACTCTCACCCTGTTACGGCACGACGCTCGACCCCGGCTGCACATCAGAATCGTGGAAAAAGGCGTTGCCAACGCCTGGGCACCACCCCAGACCCGtcaaatcagaatctccagggtgAGGCAAGTTTgaattaactctttaaaaagttcctcaggtgattctaaagTGTTGCCACGGCTGGATTCGCTGCTTTAAAAGGAAGGGTGAGCACAGGAAAATCCGGCAAGGAGCTTCTGAGGGCTATTACAAAGGAAACAGCAGCACGCACTCAGTTAAGTGATCACCGTCATCATCAAGGTTATCACTGCTGCTCCTGCTACCTTTCCTGAAGCCCAAAGgagtgtggggaagggggtggataGCGAAGAGGAAACCCTCCAGGAAAGTGCTGGGTACAGACTAACAGAAAGTAACTGGAAATCTACAAGTATTGGGACCTAACCTAAGGCAGAATAACAAATGACGTAACAGAACAAAAATAGGTCAAAGTACTTAAATCCTTCCTGTAGGAAAGGGCTCCATTTCCAAAGACCACTAATATAAATCAGGTGATACTCTGTCTAACAGACCTAGTCAACAATTTCAAACAGGGGAACCCAACAACCagacaaaatatgtgttttctttcttcccatgaaAATAACATCTTGAGTAAAACGTTTGTGTCCGTACCTTTGGTTTCTCGAATAACAATAGCATTTAATAATCCTTTTCCCCTGACAGCAGTTACAATATCAGACGGCAGCTTCATGAGCTCATTCCTCAGGATGATACCCATTTTTTCTGCATTCTCAGCAaggttttcttcttccaaaacCTGTGTTTAAAGAGGAATTACACAAATGCTAAGACTACCCTGTTTTATGTTGTTCTTTAGTAGAGAACATGGACTATAAGCAAAGGAAGAGCATCGTCAGATAAAGACTAGAGTAACTtaactttcatttctgttttccaaagccTATACTGGTTTAATATCTAATTAAACATTTACAAGCTCAGATAGAGCCTTGCTTTAGTCACGAATCCATCCATCTGATTTTATGgcaaaataataagaattaaaatttgtttaatgcaACTGACTGATATCTTTTCTTATTAGTTGAATAAGTCAATTGACTaagttaactttaatttttaaactacaatagtttccttttgttttttcccttaaaagtACATCCTTAGAGATCACATAATTTTACACCTGTAGTAGGCACCTAAGGAAGAAGTGTAAAAGTGTTCAAATctacaatcaatcaatcaatcaatgccTTGCAGGCCAGGGCTGGTCGTAGGGTGAGAGctctgtgagccacccagggcctaTGGGCCCAAAGCCCCAGGTGACTGCAACTCAGAAACCCCCAGAGTATCCTCATCTACTAGACCAAGGTTAAATTACCGAGCACCTTGCCCCTAAAATCCTTCCTCTGCACCCCATGTTCTATAATACTCGGCCATCTTGTGTATGTCTCATTACACCAACAGGCCACTTCAACACGACCTCCACAAATGGATACCACACGGCTGGATCAGCCCTCACCTCCAGGGCGGCGATGGCCACGCGGCAGCCTAGTGGATTGCCACCGTAGGTTGACCCGTGCTCCCCCGGTTTAATGGTCAGCATCACCTCATCGTCACACAACACCGCCGacacctgagagagagagaattcggTACCAACCAAATCATTTCTCAGACTAACCATTCCTGTTCGCAGCAGAGCAGGAACACAAGTGTTTATGAAGCGCATACGAAATTGGACAGAATGCTTCCCCAAACAAGAGTTACACTTCTTTCCTCGTAACTACCGGTGACAAACTGGCAATACCCGAAACACAGTGTAAGCACGTCAGGGCACTTCGAGGGCACAGAACCAGAGCATTTGGGAACCAAGAGGAAAGCGGTTTCTGCAACAATGCATTTTAGAATTCTTTCCACTTTCAAGGTAAAAGGCTTGGTTTAACTGCTTAAAAAACAATGTGCTGCACTGTGTTCAAAGCCCTTTACCTTTAAACCAGGACCAGTTACCGGCTCTGAACGGCAAACCCAAGGACAAAACTACAACCAAACCTTCATTTTTTCCAACCTCTACATTAACCAGTCACGGTTTTACACAATTGGTATCGCTAGATTTCTGAACAATGGAAAAAAACCCCAGGGGTCTCCAGGAGTACTTTTGGGGTAAAATGTTTCTACCCAAAAGAAAGACCGTAGCAAATTGCGAGGCACACTCAATTCTGCAGTGGAACTTAACTAAGTGGGTCAACCCTGTGGCCTCGGAAATGTTTCTATGCGTGTGCCAGGTGACCTAGAGCACCGGGAGTGTAACAAACCAAGGGAAAGGCATTATTGTCACCACCAGCTGACGTAAAAATATCTTCAGGGCAGATTTCATGAGAGTAGGGAACAGAACAAGGGGCTGAGCATACAACTTACAGGGTATAAGCCGCCGGAAAGTGCCTTTCCAAGAAGGACTACATCGGGTCTGACATTGTCATGATCGACAGCCAGCCACCTACCAGTTCTGGCCAATCCTGTCTGTATTTCATCAGCAATAAACAGAACCTAGTGGAAAACAACATAATACATTAATTATCAGTTTTGTTTCCATAGGGAAGATAGTGACCTCCTACCTTTCCCCACACAAATCTGTCATTCAGACATTCCCTCGGATACGTGAACATCTTTTTAATTACCGACATAATTTCAACACCATCCTGTGAACATCCTGTAGACAAGCAATCATCTCCTGTGTCAGGCCACTCTCCCCAAGGGCCCATTCTGCTGTTCCACACAGTAGAAAGTGAGCactttgggggagagggggacagaactaccctctgggaaaaaataaattcacttgcTTATTCCAAAcacttattaattaaatatttccttcttaaatCCGTACTAGCGtggtgggaagaggaggagagggacacaACCAAGGGTCTGGGGACGAGCACAGGCTGCTAGCTTAGAGGGAAGGAACCACAGTTGGGGCCAGGAAGTCTGCAGCTCTGCCTGGGCCCCGGGTTGGCCAGTGGCCAGAACCAGTAAAAAGTCAGCTTCTGGGCAGGCCGCTGATAGGGCGTACTAGAGGGCTTCAGAATGAGGTCTCCCCCTAGTGGAAAGGGGATGCCACCTTTACTTCTCCCCTACGGGCCCagccctgagccaggcaggcaggtgCAGGATACACAACCTGGTGGCGGGTGCAGAGCTCTCGCACGCCCATCATGTAGCCGGGATCGGGAACCACGACGCCCGCCTCACCCTGAATTGGTTCTACCATGAACGCGGCAACGTTTGGATCCTGAAGAACACGCTACGAAAAAATACGAATACACTTTAGTAACTTCCTTTTTAGCCTATTTGGAAATCTGAAAACACAGGCTGCATATATTTTTACGTTAAGTATGCAAATTAAAGTTTTACACTAACTTATATTCTGACTTCAAAGTATTCACATTTCTGACGTTCAATTGCCAAAAGCTCTAAATACTTCAGCTTTAAGCTACTCTACCTTATATTTTCTGATATTAGTTTTAACTGTATAAAACTAAGACATTAGTTTTTATAGTAATTTCAGTGAATTagttttaaagattaaagatattagtttcaaatatctcagtgaatctttttattttacaagtcATCTactcaataattttatttattttttttctttatttcaagtaatctatacacccaacgtggggctcaaactcaccaccccaaggtcaagagtggCATACTCCAgccactaagccagccaggtgtccctccactCATAATTTGAAGCAGCTAGCTGAAAACTTGAGTCATCTTACCTAATGAAGTAATTAAACACATACTACCCAAGTTACTCATGCAGGATACAAACAGCAGTTAGCTGGTTCTCAGGATTAGACCATGGCACCCAACTTCCCCATGCTGGAAACTAACTGACCATTACAGAGACAGGTCTGCAACCTGGGCTCAACTTAAGTTAGATGTTCACTGCAGTCAGATACCTATTTTGATTCATACATCCAACAACTGTAATTTCTACTTAGTCTGCGCTAAAGCACTATGATGCTAGGGAAGTACCTCAAGAGCAGGCAGATCATTATAGGGAATGATTTCAAACCCTGGCATAAATGGTCCAAAACCTTCGTAACTGGTTGGGTCTGTGGAACTGGAGATAGCAGACAGTGTTCTGCCCCAAAAGTTTCCAgctgaaaaggagaaataaatagagAAGATTTCAAACGCCCAAGTTTAATAAGCACTTCCTCCCAAAATGCCTTAAGAAGTTTGATTTGTTAAAAACGTGAGGGTTTGCTTTAGAGAGCCTCCAGTGAGCtttcctttgttaaaataaaCCTGATATTAAACACCACGGTTCACATGCACGTGACCACCCAGGTCTGGCCTTGCAATTGCTACTTCAGGCACTCCTCTACTCATCTCCAGACTGCAATGTATAGACCCCAAGGATAAACACTGGTCTTTTCTTCCAAGAATCCCAAACCCTAACAACTGAGGCATTCAATACGTGTTTTTCTAGACTCAGTGCATTTATGCTAgtgataggagaaaaaaaatatccccTATGGAGAATTAGTACATCCCTGTTAAACACCCAATACTccagaatgaattttaaatttcatttgcagAAAACATCTTCAGGCAATCTAAACACTTTCAACTTTGCCTTCCTTGGTATTAGAATCTTTTATGTGCTAAATGACTAACGTCAGCCTTTGTTCAGGAACATCTTTTTACCCATTAATTTGTTTCATTAATAAATTTGAGGCCCTACTATATAGGTCAGGCACTGTTCACCATGATAGAGTGGTCACCATGACTGGCAAgcttcctgccctcaaggagcttacacaAATGCCAGGAGGGAAGAAACAGCATAACCTGAACCAGAGTAAAGCAAATGCATGAGATAATTTAAACTGGGTTAAATTCAAGCTAGGAAAGAAACAATGTAGAATGACAGCGAGGTTtgggggttcttttttttaatgttttatttatttttgagaaagagtctgcgtaagcggggaaggggcagagacatggcggggacagaggatccaaagctgattcgaactcacgaaccgagagatcatgacctgagtcaaagtcggatgctcaattgactgaaccacccagacacccccgtttttgttttgttttagtatctTTCTGCCACCTGTGCCAGCACCAACTCAATTTAACCCAGTACTGAACTACTGTATTCAGCATCTCTAAACACGACTCCTGCAAAGGCTCTCTCACCTACAAGTGACCCCCACTCTACTTGTCCACCACCAATGGCACACAGACTGACTAAGCTTGTTGAAGAGAAAAggcaccaggggcacctgggtggctcagtcggttgggtggccgactttggctcaggtcacgatctcgcagttcacgagctcgagccctgcgtcgggctctgtgctgacagctcggagcctggaggctgcttcggattctgtctccctctctctctgcccctcccctgcttgcactttgcctctctctctctctctctctctctctctcaaacaaataaatagtgttgggggggggggagaaaaggcaCCAGTCAGACCAGGAGCCTATCTGCTCTCCTCCACTCAACCTCAGGAGTCTCCTCTGTGACTCACTCTGCAGGTGCAAGGGACTTCCAGTTAGGGACGGTCTTCTTTGTCTCTCTACCCCCACTGACTCACCAGTTGCTTTCAGTGCTCAGGTGAAAACACCTTTGTACTTTTTGCTAATATGATAGAGACTGATACAGTCTGTTAAGAATGAAAATCACCAGGAATGCCATTGTTATTTGCAAGAACAGTTATGCTGCCCTACAACTAAGGCACAAGATTTCCAAATGGCAAGTCACAGAGCTGAGCAAagagtttttcttctttggaaatagtAATGTCACCCCTAAATACTAACTACACCTGCCCATCAGAATATTTAACCATTTCAACTACCATAGAATGAACTTTGACCATGTGCAATGACAAATTTATCcacactttatgtttttaaaaattaaaatcaaaccCTTAAAAACAATCCTACAGAGGACAAACCAGTGGTTactagagaggaggtgggtggggggataggtgaaatagataaaggggatcaagagtacacttattgtggtgagcactgaataacgtatagaattgttgaatcattctATTATGCTAATGTaactactataacactgtatattaattatacttcaatttaaaaaatgagcaaaaagtaaaactagtaataataaaaagtaggcaggggcacctgggtggctcagtctgttaagcgtctgacttcagttcaggtcgtatctctcagttcctgagttcgagccccatgtcgtgctctgtgctgacagctcagaggctggaacctgcttcggattctgtgtctccctctctctctgcccctcccccgctcacactctgtctctctcaaaaataaaataaacattaacaacaacaacacataagCAGGcaaaaggaaacttttggaggtaaTGGAAAGGTTAACGGCATAGATCGTGGGTGACGGTCTCATGGGCATACACCTGTCTCCAagctcatcaagttgtatacattaattaCATGTACCTTTCTGTACGTccaaaaacagaagtaaaatctaaataaacaaataagatgcCAATACAAGGTGGGGGTTGGAGAAGAGGAGGGTCAGATTACATCATCTGAATTGGTATTCAGTATTCAAGCCATTCCTCTCAACCATTCCCAGAAATATAGCCAAGGCAACTCCAGTCCTCTCTTCCACCAGCTTCTGAGAACATGATACAACAATACATCAAATACTAAGATTCAGACTTCGTGCCACACCTAGGACATGGCTCCTCTCTGACGTAACCCAACCTCAACAACCCAACAAAAATGCCCTACCAGTAAGACCATCTAATTAATGAGAAAACTGCTATGAAAAGATCAGAtaagcatggggcacctgggaggctcagttggttaagcatctgactttggcccaggtcacgatctcacggtttgtgggtctgagccctgtgtcgggctctgtgctcagagcctagagcctgctttggattctgtgtttccctctctctgtgctcctccccaatacgcgctctctgtctctctcaaaaaaaaaaaaaaaaaaaattaaaagaagaaaaagaaaatattcagataagcagaggagaaataaatcatATAGTCATTCATATTAGGGAGTGAGGAGTAGGAAGTTAATTAGCAGAGAAAAATCCCATTTATgtggaaatatttggaaataatcccaaaagaaaaaaaaaaactcaatttttATGAAACATTCAGCAGATAGTATATCATGGATGAGGCAAACACATGACAAATATTCTATCAgtaaattaaaacagtaatagCATCGTATGTTGACATCACAGAGGTTAATGCTGAAAATCACATACCTGCAAAAACCACCTTTGCCTTGTATTTTGGAATACCCTTAACAGTATAGCCCCATCTACGAGCAAGTTTGCAAGCAGTCTCTCCAGCCTCCACTCCtatcaaggaagaaaaattttcagtttaaaaaaatgtatcttaaattATCAAAAAAGTAGTAAGATCGTATCCTtggatatttaatgaaaaaaaatattttacctgtaTTCATAGGAAGAACTTTGTGGTAGTTGAAAAGTTTCGTAACATACTCTTCGTATTCACCAAGTACGTTATTATAGAAAGCCCTAGATGTTAAGGTCAGTTTGTCTGCTTGACTTTTCAGGGCATTCACAATCTTTGGATGGCAATGCCCTTGGTTGACAGCACTGTAAGCACTCAGgaagtcaaaatattttctgccttCTACATCCCATACgtaaatacctaaatatataaaaagttattttagaaaaCCACTAAGTTACAGGAAGTTCAAAGATTAAGATCGCTGGCAAGCCTTCTGAATACATGAACCTCTACTTAATTCAGAATGGTTGTTAAAGCAGGGTTTAGCTCATGCATAGTAAGGTTGGTTATAAATAATCTGGTTTACAAGGAATTACATT
The sequence above is drawn from the Panthera tigris isolate Pti1 chromosome D2, P.tigris_Pti1_mat1.1, whole genome shotgun sequence genome and encodes:
- the OAT gene encoding ornithine aminotransferase, mitochondrial; protein product: MFSKLAHLRTLPVLRRGVHSSVASATSVATKKTIQGPPSSDYIFERESKYGAHNYHPLPVALERGKGIYVWDVEGRKYFDFLSAYSAVNQGHCHPKIVNALKSQADKLTLTSRAFYNNVLGEYEEYVTKLFNYHKVLPMNTGVEAGETACKLARRWGYTVKGIPKYKAKVVFAAGNFWGRTLSAISSSTDPTSYEGFGPFMPGFEIIPYNDLPALERVLQDPNVAAFMVEPIQGEAGVVVPDPGYMMGVRELCTRHQVLFIADEIQTGLARTGRWLAVDHDNVRPDVVLLGKALSGGLYPVSAVLCDDEVMLTIKPGEHGSTYGGNPLGCRVAIAALEVLEEENLAENAEKMGIILRNELMKLPSDIVTAVRGKGLLNAIVIRETKDCDAWKVCLRLRDNGLLAKPTHGDIIRFAPPLVIKEDEIQESVEIINKTILSF